The DNA window GCCAGTTTATTAACCTCCAGCCCTGTACTTTTTCACATTGGATTTGTTGGGTACATGTGTAGTGTTATAGTCTGGGGTCCACTGTCGTTACCTTCATCACTACCTTTCTTAAAGAGTGTCATGAAAAAGCAAACACTACTCCTGAGATGTGGCCAGGcacataaatttataataatgCAGCTTAAGGTCACATTAACATTTCTGGTTTATTGTTGACTAAACTCTCTTGTTTTCACCTCTGCTGTTTTTGCATTACATCTCTCCTAATCTTACACTAAGTGCTATTACATTTGGGGGATCCCAAACCTTCGTGGTTCCCTGTTTTTAGATATTGCCCCAGGCACGAGAGATGGTATCTTTCTGAATCCTGACCTGCTCATCTGATGTCTCTGTTACTCCTCTCAGGTTCTTGTAACCCACAACTTGTGACAGTCTATCTTAGGTATCTTTCACCAGACCACTGGTGAGAAATTTGATCAGAACAGAGGGAAGTTAGAGCCCTAGTGAGAATGACAGCCATTTACTGGGCCTCTGTCCATTTGTACACTCAGTAAACATCCATTTGATTACAGGCCAGTCACAGTGCTAGacattttcaaattattatgGTCATAAAACCCTTTTAAGTAGGCATTGTTAGTGTCATCTTATTGATAAGGAATTGAAGTCCAGAGAGACTAAGTAATTTGCTGCACAGCTGGAAAATAGAAAAGCCAGCATTTGAAACCAGGCCTGACTGActccaaagtgatttttttttctaaatcataaTAACTCAGCATTTATTCATAACCACATGCCAGGATTTATGCTAAAAGATTTTATAGTCACATCATATTGAATTCTCACACAAACCCTATAAGGCAGGCATTATTACCCTCACTCAACACATTAGATAACTGAGGTATAGATAACTAAAGTAACTAAAAATGCTTCCCAGCTGGCCCTCCTCATTTAGTCAGTAACCTCTGGATAACTAATCCAGGATGTTACTTTTGCTGCATGGAGCTGAGGTTTCTCCATCATTCTGTCATGGCCGCTAGAATCTCATGAAAGTCCTTGAAGATACTTTGCTGGAGCCCGTAAATACATTATGTTCTGGAATTGTTTCCAGGGATTTAAGAAGTGAGGGTTTCTTATAGTCCTAATCATAATACAGAATTGAAGCCAGATTTGTATAAGGAGATTCTTATCTTACAGTATTGTTGAAATCAGAGAAAAAGTAAGGGCTTGAAATCTTACTTTCTCAGTTCTGTGCATTTCATCAGTCCCTTCTCCCATCTGTAGGGTCACTGATAATATCCTGGCCATGGCACGCCCATCCACTGAGGTCCTGGAGAAGTTCTGTATCATTGAGCAGTTCCGAAGGTAAATGTTGTATGTTTAGACACTGTAATAAGCCAGCTTATGTCTTCTTTTCCAACTGCTTTTGACTTAAAATAGAAGTCCTTTCATTTTACCAACAGAAATGTGAGGAACTTATTTCAAGTAAGATAAAGTTTTAAGAGTAATGTTTATTAATACCAAAAATGGTTATTTTTTGTTAACACTACCTCCCCAATATgactaattttcttctttttcctttaagcCATGGGATAAAAAGTATCATTAACCTGCAGCGTCCTGGTGAGCATGCCAGCTGTGGGAACCCTCTGGAACAAGAAAGTGGCTTCACATATCTTCCTGAAGCTTTCATGGAGGCTGGCAGTAAGTCCTTCCAACCTCCTTTCCATACGTTACCAAGGACAGAACTCAGAGACTTTTGTCTGCTCAGTTCTTAGGTTAAAAAGGTGATGGAAACAAAGTTCATGCACAGTAGTAGGGCTTCTGAAAAGTGAAGATGAGATAACTTTGTCTTTAAATATCTTATTTAGTATTGGTGTTGAAAgtacagaatttcttttttcctgtgagAGAGATCTTGAGAGGAGATCTTGTAGAAATAATACCTGCATAATTAACAGAAACAGTATGTCAGacccatcatctcatttaatccttaaagcATTCGTGTAATGTAGTTGTtctagacttccctgatggtccagtggctaagactgtgctcccaatgcagggggcctgggttccatccctggtcggggaagtagatcccacatgctgcaaccaagacccagcacagccaaataaataaatgaatgtttaactatatatatatatatatatatatatatatatatatagttgttgttctgtttcacatatgaggTCACACAGACTGAGGAAGTTCTGACTTGCCCAGGATTACACAACTTAAACATAGCAACAGGATTAAAACCCAGGACTTATTTGTGCTTTTTCCTACCGCATAGCTCTACCCAGTGGGTAGGGTGTGGGGATTCTGTATGTGACAAGTCCAGAAGCTTATCAGTCACAGGAGCTTTAGCTTAGAATCCCCTGAACATGTGTCATTCACACCAAGCTGGAAAGGATCAACCTATGCCACTTCTACAACTTGAAGTTCATGCTAGCTTTTTATCCCACTAGTTAGAAAAACCTGTATGTGCCACCTCATGTCATTTATCAGTCAGTCAGACATGTTTCAGTGCTTAAACAAGGTTGCATGCTTTCCCTCCATGGTAGAGTAATCTTGGCATAGGTCATCAACTTTAATTTATAATCCTGCTTTTCATTATTGCTGAGTTTCAGCAGGAAATGTGTTAAATAACACAGAATATGCTTTTTAAGAAATGCTAACAGTAAATTTACTGGAAATGGGAAAAGCCTGTTATTTTAGGTCTACACATCCAGTGAGATCTGCGTGTTTTCACAGCTGTATATTTTTCATGACTTCACTCAGTTTTTTCAAATGTCTTTGCAagtatttctcctatatgttgatttcttcttgttctttttcattgTCCAGTTTATTTCTACAACTTTGGATGGAAGGATTATGGTGTAGCATCCCTTACCACCATCTTAGATATGGTGAAGGTGATGACATTTGCCTTACAAGAAGGAAAAGTAGCTATCCATTGTCATGCAGGGCTTGGTCGAACAGGTAAATTCTAGGGGGTGGTTTTATTGCCTTTCTGTGTATTTAAACATATAAGGAAAAACATTTCCTAGTTCTTAAGGATAGTTTTCAGATTCCTATCGAAGGTTTGGAGTCAAATGGAGCAAGTCAATAAAAGATACTTGAAATATCTTAAATAGATAGTTTCAGTGACCATATATCCATGAGAGTATTTTTTGAATGATTTAGAGTTAAAACTGCATCATATTGAAAAATAGGTGGGTTTCCATAGCTAGCTGAATGacctttctgattttcttctttaaaggaaaaaagtcaatacttttgtttttaatacataagtctttttaaaattttatcttcattaaccaaaataataatggaaatagcAAGCATTGTTTCATCCAATAATCTTTTTAAGTTGTTAGCAACACTGTAAGTTTTGAAGAAGGTTAATTTGCTGTATCTAAAGTGACAGGACCATGATTTAAAGCCACTGCTATAAGGATTTTGTTTGTAGAGTCTTAACTGTGCCTAAATTCTGTATAAAAATCaatgattttactttaaaatgcagCAGAATATCAGTGCAATGCCGAAACTAGGGCACAAAAAGGATGGAATCTTCATTGGTCATCTAATCCAGCCAGACACCAGAGTCTGACTCTGTTTACAATGTACCCATGTACTTACCGCTGGCCTTCCCACTTACTGGGGAGGGGAATGGGGACGTAGTTCTGCTTCAGATTGTCAGCTCTCATGGTTGAGCCAAGATCTCAGTGTTCTAGGGATTCCACGTGATAGTTCTGCAGATATATCATACTTGCCCTAAAGAACTGCCTTATCCTAGTGAGAAAGATATGTTGGACCTTATGTCATACTAGGAAACCAGGCATTTTTCAGAGGTTCTGATTTTCATGTGTAATGAGATTCAGAAACTTCATGAATCACACAGATGTCTTTTGATTTGCCTTTTACTTGATGTTAATTAACTGTTGTATTTAAATTTATCacctttttattattcatttcagtttagtATTAATGGTAGTACATAATTTTTACACTGTTAATGTGGTCTTCCTTACTATTAAGTACTTATAGAAAAGTATCTGTGGTCTGGAGGAAAATATATATTAGTTTAGGCATTAGTTTCTTCTTAAAGAAGAAACTGCAAGAGAGGAAATAGATTGTGAAAATGAATAGTCGCCAAAGATAAAAATACCCAAGTGGGAAAAATGCAGGTCTGGAATGTGCCACCAATTGATGTCAAAGCTGAAAGGGCTGGGAAGTTCCAAGCAGAACGTATGGAGTGATTGAATAGAAATTTTTAAGAACTGTTCAGAGTGGAAAGCAGTATTGGCTTTCTTCCATGTTGGAGTTGGGCATAATGAGGATAAATGAAGCAGgtcatcagttcattcagtcattGCCCTCCACACTCAGCCATCCTTCCTTACTCCACACATGCTCAGGTTCACTGTGACAGTACTTGTGCTTGCCCTGTGGTAAAGAGGTGACCAAGGGTTCTAAGTCAAGGGGAGGGTTACCATAGAGACAAGTAAATAGGTGAACCCGTGTACCAAAAGTTTAAAAGTTATCATTGTTCTTAAAatgttcctatatatatatatggtttcctaatacatattcaaattttaaaatcatcaaagagtataactaaaaatataaatttttctcataccaatcttcatttcttcattgttTAGGTGTTTTAATAGCATGTTACTTAGTTTTTGCAACAAGAATGACTGCTGACCAAGCAATTATATTTGTTCGGGCAAAGCGACCTAATTCCATACAAACTCGAGGACAGCTACTCTGTGTAAGGGAATTTACTCAGTTTCTGATTCCTCTTCGCAATATATTCTCTTGCTGTGACCCCAAGGCACATGCTGTCACCCTAGCACAGTATCTCATTCGTCAGCGGCATCTGCTTCACGGATATGAGGCACGACTTCTGAAACACATACCCAAAATTATTCACCTCGTTTGCAAATTGCTGCTGGACTTAGCTGAGAACAGGCCAGTGGTGACAGAAGAAGTGGCCGACATACCTGGCCTCTCAGCTGAAATTGAAAAGACTGTTTCTGAGATGATCACAAGGCAGCTGGATAAGGAGTTACTGAGACATGACAGTGATGCATCAGACACTTTCACCCCCAATGCAGTGGTGATGGATTTTGAGAATCAGGATGTGGTTCTTTCCAGTGAGCAAGAGTTGGACCCTCTTTGGAAGAGGCGGAATGTCGAGTGTCTTCAGCCCCTGGCTCATCTGAAAAGGCAGCTCAGCTACAGTGACTCAGATTTAAAAAGGCCCGAGTCGCTTCTGGAGCAAGGGAGGACTCCATGGACAGTGCCTGCCCAAGCCTTGCTTTGCCATAATCCCAGGCAGCAGAAGCACATAAGCCGTTGTTACTACCCACAGTCTCCACAACTAGATTTAAATAAGGAAACGCTGGTCCGCAATACATTTTCTTTCTGGAATCACACTAAATTTGGAGTCCCAGAGGGACTCAAAGATGATGGGTCATCAGTTTTCCATAGGACGAGCATTCCAAAGGAAGTACAGAGAAGTAGAACCTTCTCTTCAGGAATTTCAGGTTCATACAACCCTGGGGAACCAGTCGCACCAAACTTTGCAAATATTCCTAAGGGACCAAACTGTTCTCAACAGAAAGTATACCACTGTGAGTGTGAAAGTCACGGTGGTCGTGGCCCAAGCTCTGTTGCAGAGGATGGTGAGACTTGCCGCCGCCCTGTGGACTGTGGGTCCAGTCCCAAAGCACAGTTCTTGGGGAATGAAACTCAGAACAGCAAATACCTGTCTGAAGTTGCTGCACATATGGCTTTACAGTCTGAGTTGAGTGTTGAAGCAAGGAGAATACTGGCAGCCAAAGCCCTGGCAAATTTAAATGAGATTGCAGAAAAGGAGGAAGTGAAAAAGAAGGTAGAAATGTGGCAGGtatttgtatttcatttaattatttatgaGTAGGAAATATTTTTGTCAGAGCAAAAGTAATACACTTTCCCAAGTTCATTTGTTTTCAGGAATTTGAAGACATTTTGGTATAATACATAACTTTTGAATGTCAAGTTACTCAGCTGTAATACCAAATTGCTGTCATTGAAACAACAGACACAGGTCTCTTGTATAGGTTCATTTCAGTCTCTGTGAAAGAAAGCACTTAGTGCTCAGCAGTCATCAGTGTGCTTGACTGAACATGGCAATGATAGTGATTGATGACAATAGTTTCCTTCTTCCTTGCTGGGCCTGTGGGACTGATGGCCAGATGGATAGACAGCTGTAGGAACTGACCTGAAGCATCTCTAACCTGAGCCCTAGCAGGGAACCACACTTGGAGAACCCTGAGCTGagagataaaatgaaatagagacaattCTTTCCCAAAGCTCATTAACCCAAGTATCAAGTAAGGACAGAAAGATGAGTGATGAGTGCTGACTGCTCAGCAATCCCTCCCCAGCCCAACAAACAAGGCAGGTGTTGGATTCCAGAAAGCAAATGGGAGTAGCCACAGAGCCCCTGTGTCCACTAGTTTTATCTGAGATTGAGTCCCTGAGTTCTATTTCTTGGCTTTTACTTAAATTAGAATGTGACATTTTAAACTTTAACATCGTTTTGTGTTGTACTTTTATGAGGGAGATGTCTAAAATCATGCTCTCTGCCTAGAATGAGCAGCTGATTAGAGAGAAGACAAGCCTTATAAACCTAGTTATGGTAAACTGCCCAAATGTAGGGCTGACCTGGGGAGGCCTGGCTCAGTGATATTTTGGCTTGTTAGCCCATAATGTACCATGAATTATTTGTAGCTGCTTTTGAATCTCCTACCACTAATCAAGCAAGGTGTGTACACTTTCCAGGAGGTCAGGCCTTCTAGGTGCAGAGGCAAGAAGAGGAGGCATGGAGCCTGCCTTCACCTACAACTGTTTGACAGGAGGAGAGCACTTCCACATATGATTTTTTCATCAGAATTGTAGTGTTTTGCTTAATCAATAGTTAAATGTATTGCTGTCTTCCAAcgtgaaatattttctttatttcgtACTCCAAGCTGAACAAACATTCCACTCAGTAGGCGGGTCTCCTCCGCCTAACAGCCACAGTAGCTAGCGGCAGGACCTCCGGTTTCAGGCTTGACAGCTCACCACCCCACCGTAGGTCTGCCCCACATGACCAGTTTGAACACATAATATATACAAAAGCATTTTCTAGATGTAGATACAACTCTATCCTTTAGataggttttccttttttcctttctggattTTATTGTGGGTCTTTCAGTAATAAAGAAAATCAGTTGAATTCTGTGTATCCCTAAGGCCCTTTCACATTGTTTCATGTGATTTTCACAGTAATCCTGTGAGACAGATGATACTATTTACAAATTCTTTGTTAACCTTTCAGTACTTACAAACTAAGTAtcacaggtgagaaaactcaCAGAGGTCAAGTGATGTGCTTGAGGTCACGTGGTCTGAATGTAGCAGAGCCAGGGTACAGTTCATGTGTTTAATACTTTTCATCATCCCTGATGTTTTTCCTAGCCCCACTGGAAATTTTCAGAAAACAGCAATGATGTAATGGTCATTTTACTAAGAGGGTCTGTGAGTCATGTCGTTTCTGCATAACATAAAATTGAATAAAAGCTACTCTGCTATGTACATGATCTATGAGATATGAAGGACTATGCATAACTAAAAGTTTGGGCTTATTtaggagaaaataaagagaaaccagTGCTGGAGGACCCTGATAGcatgagaaaaacatcacagACTGGGGTAGAGCAGATCTGGGTTGGGAATGTGCCCTCTTAGTTTGGGctcctgggcaagttacttcttTCATGAGCCTCCCAGTACATTCATCAGTAAAGGGGACTTCTATGCTGGGTTGCTGtaagaagcagagaaaaggctTGTGTCATCATTCCTGTCATACTACAAGTTTTCTATGAGTATTAgcttgggtgaatgaatgaatggtggtAATTATTCTGCTTATTACTATTGcaaacatgtattttatttattaaaacataaATCTGAACCCTCTCAGAATAAAAATAGTTACCTTACTTTCCCCCCTACTCTCTGTGAGGTAAAGTTTTAAAATCTCCTTAAATTATCTCCAGGCATTTGGAGTATTGGCAAAACTTCCTAGTTGTTTTACCCTGTCAAATTCAGACTGCAGGACTTGTTAAATTTTACATGGGATTCtaaaaaggaatttgaaaaaaataggttatatatatcatatttattaactttttgacacttttatactttttcatTTACCATTCAACTTTCttgcagtaaatatttgttttgttcCAAGGAGCCTGAAAAGAAAGTTTCCTTCTTGAATTGTTTCTGTGGTTTCTGAATGAAATGGAGAACTCGGGTTAACTAATCCTTCTTAGTATCAGAAGCATTAACAGCCCTCTCAGTTTATTCAGCCCACCAGTGGGGTGGGGATGAATTTCacaaagggaaactgaggcttagagaaatcAAATGTCTTAGCCCAGGGTAAAAGTGGGACCACTGGGAGGGGTTCCAGTCCCCACCTCGGAGCCTGAGACTTTACTCTCCTGGAGAGCCTAGGGCTCATCAGATGTCACAGCATGCCTCCCTACCCTCCTCTCCCtcactttgtctctctctctgtacctTTCCCTCCTCTCTTGTCCTGTCcgctctgctttctctttctttttctttctccttccctttttaGAAAGAACTAAATTCCCGAGATGGAGCTTGGGAAAGAATATGTGGCGAGAAGGATCCTTTCATCCTGTGCAGTTTGATGTGGTCTTGGGTGGAGCAGCTAAAGGAGCCTGTGATAACCAAAGAGGACATGGACATGTTGGTTGACAGATGTGCAGATGCCTCGGAAGCACTGTTCTTATTAGAAAAGGTAAAATAGCTGTTGAACAGTTGATGAAGTTAACTGAGGCTCTCAGTACAAGTTTTACACACTAAAAATAACCATTTTGAGAAAAAAGGACTCACACAGAATTCTATATTGAggtctaatttaaaattttccaaggtAAGGGAAGAAATGCATCCCCAATGTAAACATTCAGAAGATACAAAAATGAAATGGGAAAATACCCATAaccccaggttcagttcagttcagttgctcagtcgtgtctgactgtgactccgtgaactgcagcacgccaggcctccctgtccatcaccaactcccggagttcacccaaactcatgtccattgagtcggtgatgccatctaaccatctcatcctctgtcgtccccttctcctgcctgcaatctttcccaacatcaaatGAGTCAGGAGAgctactttaaatattttcattgaaaCATTTTCAAGTTTTTTCTTTCAATCTTATCAACACATATGTTAACTTGGAAAAattatttcacataaaattttataCTTCATTTTTGCTCAAAATTATAACATAATGTTTTTCCATGTGTTTTTCATAAATGTAACCTTAAATGGGTAGATAATACTCTAATATGAGATATGCTATAACTAATTACTTTCTCATTTTCAGGTATTTGTTTCTACTTATTTACTGTGAGCATATAATGTGACTAACTGAAGTGGGTTGGAATATACAttcagggaggggggttcatgtttgggaacgcatgtaagaattaaagattttaaaatttaaaaaataaaaaactgaaaaaaaataaaaataaaaagggtgtGTATCACATATCCATTTATGtgtataattttgtatatataaaatatagaaggaaaaataaggaaCTGATAATGATGGTTGCCTTTAGAGAATAGTAATAAGAGACAGTGGATCTAGAAAGCAAGAGAGACTTCATTGTAGATTCTTTTAtacaattcagtatttttaacCATGTAGAGATAGTAAGTTTTCATCTATAAAtaggatttgttttgtttta is part of the Capra hircus breed San Clemente chromosome 8, ASM170441v1, whole genome shotgun sequence genome and encodes:
- the PTPDC1 gene encoding protein tyrosine phosphatase domain-containing protein 1 isoform X2, which gives rise to MLTSQCNFIMEQAGADISPPALPSWKPSTMQDPPRRLSAVPFLSSFFEGRRHSASDPILRLQQGRRSSAAKVLSSSSLQVMVAMSSVSCAERNPTCPERKRNSGRPTPKYTKVGERLRHVIPGHVACSVACGGKACKYENAARWSEQEQAVKGVYSSWVTDNILAMARPSTEVLEKFCIIEQFRSHGIKSIINLQRPGEHASCGNPLEQESGFTYLPEAFMEAGSVLIACYLVFATRMTADQAIIFVRAKRPNSIQTRGQLLCVREFTQFLIPLRNIFSCCDPKAHAVTLAQYLIRQRHLLHGYEARLLKHIPKIIHLVCKLLLDLAENRPVVTEEVADIPGLSAEIEKTVSEMITRQLDKELLRHDSDASDTFTPNAVVMDFENQDVVLSSEQELDPLWKRRNVECLQPLAHLKRQLSYSDSDLKRPESLLEQGRTPWTVPAQALLCHNPRQQKHISRCYYPQSPQLDLNKETLVRNTFSFWNHTKFGVPEGLKDDGSSVFHRTSIPKEVQRSRTFSSGISGSYNPGEPVAPNFANIPKGPNCSQQKVYHCECESHGGRGPSSVAEDGETCRRPVDCGSSPKAQFLGNETQNSKYLSEVAAHMALQSELSVEARRILAAKALANLNEIAEKEEVKKKVEMWQKELNSRDGAWERICGEKDPFILCSLMWSWVEQLKEPVITKEDMDMLVDRCADASEALFLLEKGQQQTILCVLHCIVSLQTIPADVEEAVLARAIKAFTKVNFDSENGPIVYNTLKKIFKHTLEEKRKMTKDSPGPGI
- the PTPDC1 gene encoding protein tyrosine phosphatase domain-containing protein 1 isoform X3 — encoded protein: MAAGALPQNEQPYSTLVNNSGYAANMKGNSGRPTPKYTKVGERLRHVIPGHVACSVACGGKACKYENAARWSEQEQAVKGVYSSWVTDNILAMARPSTEVLEKFCIIEQFRSHGIKSIINLQRPGEHASCGNPLEQESGFTYLPEAFMEAGIYFYNFGWKDYGVASLTTILDMVKVMTFALQEGKVAIHCHAGLGRTGVLIACYLVFATRMTADQAIIFVRAKRPNSIQTRGQLLCVREFTQFLIPLRNIFSCCDPKAHAVTLAQYLIRQRHLLHGYEARLLKHIPKIIHLVCKLLLDLAENRPVVTEEVADIPGLSAEIEKTVSEMITRQLDKELLRHDSDASDTFTPNAVVMDFENQDVVLSSEQELDPLWKRRNVECLQPLAHLKRQLSYSDSDLKRPESLLEQGRTPWTVPAQALLCHNPRQQKHISRCYYPQSPQLDLNKETLVRNTFSFWNHTKFGVPEGLKDDGSSVFHRTSIPKEVQRSRTFSSGISGSYNPGEPVAPNFANIPKGPNCSQQKVYHCECESHGGRGPSSVAEDGETCRRPVDCGSSPKAQFLGNETQNSKYLSEVAAHMALQSELSVEARRILAAKALANLNEIAEKEEVKKKVEMWQKELNSRDGAWERICGEKDPFILCSLMWSWVEQLKEPVITKEDMDMLVDRCADASEALFLLEKGQQQTILCVLHCIVSLQTIPADVEEAVLARAIKAFTKVNFDSENGPIVYNTLKKIFKHTLEEKRKMTKDSPGPGI
- the PTPDC1 gene encoding protein tyrosine phosphatase domain-containing protein 1 isoform X1 — encoded protein: MLTSQCNFIMEQAGADISPPALPSWKPSTMQDPPRRLSAVPFLSSFFEGRRHSASDPILRLQQGRRSSAAKVLSSSSLQVMVAMSSVSCAERNPTCPERKRNSGRPTPKYTKVGERLRHVIPGHVACSVACGGKACKYENAARWSEQEQAVKGVYSSWVTDNILAMARPSTEVLEKFCIIEQFRSHGIKSIINLQRPGEHASCGNPLEQESGFTYLPEAFMEAGIYFYNFGWKDYGVASLTTILDMVKVMTFALQEGKVAIHCHAGLGRTGVLIACYLVFATRMTADQAIIFVRAKRPNSIQTRGQLLCVREFTQFLIPLRNIFSCCDPKAHAVTLAQYLIRQRHLLHGYEARLLKHIPKIIHLVCKLLLDLAENRPVVTEEVADIPGLSAEIEKTVSEMITRQLDKELLRHDSDASDTFTPNAVVMDFENQDVVLSSEQELDPLWKRRNVECLQPLAHLKRQLSYSDSDLKRPESLLEQGRTPWTVPAQALLCHNPRQQKHISRCYYPQSPQLDLNKETLVRNTFSFWNHTKFGVPEGLKDDGSSVFHRTSIPKEVQRSRTFSSGISGSYNPGEPVAPNFANIPKGPNCSQQKVYHCECESHGGRGPSSVAEDGETCRRPVDCGSSPKAQFLGNETQNSKYLSEVAAHMALQSELSVEARRILAAKALANLNEIAEKEEVKKKVEMWQKELNSRDGAWERICGEKDPFILCSLMWSWVEQLKEPVITKEDMDMLVDRCADASEALFLLEKGQQQTILCVLHCIVSLQTIPADVEEAVLARAIKAFTKVNFDSENGPIVYNTLKKIFKHTLEEKRKMTKDSPGPGI